In Akkermansia muciniphila, one DNA window encodes the following:
- the cysK gene encoding cysteine synthase A: MNIYTSISELVGKTPLLEPRNYAQAHRLNARLLLKLDHLNPAGSMKDRIALAMINEAEASGQLQSGSVIIEPTSGNTGIGLAAIAASRGYRIILTMPESMSVERRNILKAYGADIVLTEDSQGMKGAIAKAQDLAATTPGSFIPSQFTNPTNPRAHYETTGVEIWEDTDGEVDIVVAGVGTGGTITGIGRLLKERKPGGITVIAVEPADSPVLSAGQAGSHQIQGIGAGFIPETLDTDIYDEVITVSNEDAFSTAKELGVREGILTGISSGAALWAAVQVAKRKENTGKNIVVILPDSADRYYSTPLFI; the protein is encoded by the coding sequence ATGAACATTTACACCTCCATATCGGAACTGGTCGGGAAAACACCTCTTCTGGAGCCAAGGAATTATGCCCAGGCACATCGTCTGAATGCCCGGCTCCTGCTCAAGCTGGATCACCTGAATCCGGCAGGAAGCATGAAAGACCGTATCGCACTCGCCATGATCAACGAGGCAGAAGCATCGGGCCAGCTCCAATCGGGTTCCGTCATCATTGAACCAACCAGCGGCAACACGGGCATTGGCCTGGCGGCTATTGCCGCTTCCCGGGGATACCGCATCATTCTTACCATGCCGGAAAGCATGAGCGTTGAACGACGAAATATTCTAAAAGCCTACGGAGCCGATATTGTCCTGACGGAAGACAGCCAGGGAATGAAAGGAGCCATTGCCAAAGCCCAGGATCTGGCGGCCACTACTCCGGGCTCCTTCATTCCCAGCCAATTCACCAATCCGACCAATCCCAGGGCCCACTATGAAACGACAGGGGTTGAAATATGGGAAGATACGGACGGAGAAGTAGATATCGTCGTAGCCGGAGTAGGCACCGGAGGAACAATAACCGGCATAGGCAGACTGCTCAAGGAACGCAAACCCGGAGGAATCACCGTCATTGCCGTGGAACCGGCAGATTCCCCCGTATTATCCGCCGGCCAGGCAGGAAGCCATCAAATTCAAGGAATAGGAGCCGGCTTTATCCCAGAAACCCTGGATACGGATATCTATGATGAAGTCATCACCGTTTCCAATGAAGATGCCTTTTCCACAGCTAAAGAACTGGGCGTCAGAGAAGGAATTCTGACCGGGATTTCCAGCGGGGCAGCCCTATGGGCAGCCGTCCAGGTTGCTAAGAGAAAAGAGAATACAGGGAAAAATATAGTAGTGATCCTTCCCGATTCAGCGGACCGGTACTACTCAACTCCCCTGTTCATCTGA